In Curtobacterium sp. L6-1, a genomic segment contains:
- a CDS encoding ABC transporter permease, producing MSGIADPRLPAGAAVRARSERFRGGTLGPAGTVAAVVVAVAVVAAVWPALLGGAHPLAVHPSDALQAPSWRSPFGTDESGRDVLARVVAGTRASLLVGVVATLVGGGVGIVLGVLAGLGGRFVDAVVGRVTEVAFALPLLLVALVVIAVTGPGPVPAMLAVGFATAPGYARIVRGLVRTARSSQVVETAVLLGRSPAVVVVRHVLPAALWPILAVGTLGIGQAVVWASALSYLGVGTPPPAPEWGAMLADGRTYLQTAPWMSTFPGLAIVVLATAVTVLGRALRRLGVAR from the coding sequence GTGAGCGGCATCGCCGACCCGCGCCTCCCGGCCGGGGCGGCCGTCCGTGCCCGGTCCGAGCGATTCCGTGGGGGGACGCTCGGGCCGGCCGGGACGGTCGCAGCCGTCGTGGTGGCGGTCGCCGTCGTCGCGGCGGTGTGGCCGGCGCTGCTCGGCGGTGCGCACCCGCTCGCGGTGCACCCGTCCGACGCGCTGCAGGCGCCGTCGTGGCGGAGTCCGTTCGGCACCGACGAGTCCGGTCGGGACGTCCTGGCACGGGTGGTCGCGGGCACCCGGGCATCGCTCCTGGTGGGGGTCGTCGCGACGCTCGTCGGCGGCGGGGTCGGCATCGTGCTCGGTGTCCTCGCCGGCCTCGGCGGGCGGTTCGTCGACGCGGTGGTCGGTCGGGTGACCGAGGTCGCCTTCGCCCTCCCGCTGCTCCTGGTCGCGCTCGTCGTCATCGCGGTGACGGGCCCCGGACCGGTGCCGGCGATGCTCGCCGTCGGGTTCGCGACCGCCCCCGGCTACGCCCGCATCGTGCGCGGACTGGTGCGCACGGCGCGGTCCTCGCAGGTGGTCGAGACGGCCGTGCTGCTCGGCCGCTCCCCCGCCGTCGTCGTCGTGCGGCACGTGCTGCCCGCCGCGCTGTGGCCGATCCTCGCCGTGGGGACGCTCGGCATCGGCCAGGCGGTGGTCTGGGCCTCGGCGCTGAGCTACCTCGGGGTCGGGACGCCGCCGCCCGCGCCGGAGTGGGGCGCGATGCTCGCCGACGGCCGCACCTACCTGCAGACCGCGCCCTGGATGAGCACGTTCCCGGGGCTCGCGATCGTGGTCCTCGCCACCGCGGTGACGGTGCTCGGGCGTGCCCTCCGTCGCCTCGGGGTGGCCCGGTGA
- a CDS encoding ABC transporter ATP-binding protein, with protein sequence MSAVLDVAGLSVRIGGTAVVTDVGLQVAAGECVALVGASGSGKSVTVRAALGLSADGADVTADRLTVADQDVRGLPERRWRRIRGRHVGYVGQEALGALDPLRPVGREVADALRLHTDLSARDRVEAVRAGLEAVGLDPALATDGRTAGTLSGGMRQRALIAAATIGRPSLLVADEPTTALDAGIALTVMEQLRAAQRDGTGVLVVTHDLGLVAGWADRVVVVDGGRVVEAGRTAEVLGSPEHPATQALVRAARAAEQPRPVRPQPEATVVPVLAADHLRRSYDDVPAVADVSLGVAPGRVLGVVGASGSGKTTIVRMLLGLETPDDGTITLDDEPWAPLSERDRRPRRHRIAAVVQDPGATFDERWTVERVLADALTRGAVRRASGELGDRVDAALRQVGLDPVLRRRSPRTLSGGQRQRLAIARALATAPEVMVLDEPVTALDATVQDAVLGLLERLRDETGVAMVFVSHDLRAVRRLADEVLVVHRGAVVERGATDAVFARPTHEVTARLVRAAAQLAAGPAA encoded by the coding sequence GTGAGCGCCGTCCTCGACGTCGCCGGGCTGTCGGTCCGCATCGGCGGCACCGCCGTGGTCACCGACGTCGGCCTGCAGGTCGCCGCCGGCGAGTGCGTCGCCCTCGTCGGGGCGTCCGGCTCGGGCAAGTCCGTCACCGTCCGCGCGGCGCTCGGCCTGTCCGCCGACGGAGCCGACGTCACCGCCGACCGGCTGACGGTGGCCGACCAGGACGTCCGGGGGCTGCCCGAGCGACGGTGGCGGCGGATCCGCGGACGACACGTCGGCTACGTCGGCCAGGAGGCGCTGGGGGCGCTCGACCCGCTCCGTCCCGTCGGGCGCGAGGTCGCCGACGCACTCCGGCTGCACACGGACCTGTCGGCGCGGGACCGCGTGGAGGCGGTCCGGGCCGGTCTCGAGGCCGTCGGACTCGACCCCGCCCTGGCCACCGACGGCCGGACCGCCGGGACCCTGTCGGGTGGGATGCGGCAGCGTGCGCTCATCGCCGCGGCGACGATCGGTCGACCGTCGCTCCTGGTGGCCGACGAACCGACCACCGCGCTCGACGCCGGCATCGCCCTGACCGTGATGGAGCAGCTGCGGGCCGCCCAGCGCGATGGGACCGGCGTGCTCGTCGTGACGCACGACCTGGGCCTCGTCGCCGGGTGGGCCGACCGGGTCGTGGTGGTCGACGGTGGGCGCGTGGTCGAGGCCGGGCGGACCGCCGAGGTCCTCGGCTCCCCCGAGCACCCGGCCACGCAGGCGCTCGTGCGGGCGGCGCGGGCCGCCGAGCAGCCGCGCCCGGTCCGCCCGCAGCCGGAGGCCACCGTCGTCCCGGTCCTCGCGGCCGACCACCTGCGCCGGAGCTACGACGACGTCCCCGCGGTCGCCGACGTGTCCCTCGGCGTCGCCCCGGGTCGGGTGCTCGGGGTCGTCGGGGCGTCCGGCTCCGGCAAGACCACCATCGTCCGCATGCTCCTCGGGCTCGAGACCCCCGACGACGGCACCATCACGCTCGACGACGAACCGTGGGCACCGCTGTCGGAACGGGACCGGCGGCCCAGGCGGCACCGGATCGCCGCCGTGGTGCAGGACCCGGGCGCGACCTTCGACGAGCGGTGGACCGTGGAACGGGTCCTCGCCGATGCACTGACCCGTGGTGCCGTCCGCCGCGCGTCCGGGGAGCTCGGCGACCGGGTGGACGCGGCCCTGCGGCAGGTCGGGCTCGACCCCGTGCTCCGGCGCCGCTCGCCCCGGACCCTGTCGGGCGGGCAACGCCAGCGACTCGCCATCGCCCGAGCGCTCGCCACCGCGCCCGAGGTGATGGTGCTCGACGAGCCCGTCACCGCCCTCGACGCGACCGTCCAGGACGCCGTGCTCGGGCTGTTGGAACGCCTGCGCGACGAGACCGGGGTGGCGATGGTGTTCGTGTCGCACGACCTGCGTGCCGTCCGGCGGCTCGCCGACGAGGTGTTGGTCGTCCACCGCGGCGCCGTCGTCGAGCGCGGGGCGACCGACGCCGTGTTCGCGCGGCCGACGCACGAGGTCACCGCGCGGCTCGTGCGGGCTGCGGCGCAGCTCGCCGCCGGGCCCGCGGCCTGA